Genomic segment of bacterium:
GCGTCCGGCCGGACGTAAGTGAACCCGAACCGTCCCTTCACGCAGAGGTGTCCTCGCGTCACGTCATGGTCTGCGGGGGACGTGACCTTGACGATCCGGTTGTCCTGGACGTGCAGCTCGACGGCGCAGCCGACGCCGCAGTACGGGCAGATCGTGCCCGCCACGTGCTGCCGGCTCTCGTCCCATTCGTGGGCCCGCCGCATACGGTGTTCGATCAGCGGCATCAGCGCGCCGGTTGGACACACGGCCACGCAGTTGCCGCAGAAGACGCACCGCGAGTCGAGCAGCGGCGCATCCGCGCCGGTGTCGATGCGCGCGCTGAACCCCCGGCCGGCGACCGAGAGTGCGAAGGTAAACTGGGCGTCCTCGCCACACGCCTCCACGCACTTGTAGCACAGAATGCACTTGTCGTATTCGCGCACATAGAGGTCGTTGTCGTCGCGCAGCGGCTCTTCCACCCGGCGTACGTCGGTCCCGAAGCGCGCGGGGTTCCCATGGTACTCCGCGAGATAGGCTTCGAGCGCCGGTGCGGTCGACGTGTCCACCGACGAGGCCAGCAGTTCCAGCACGACCTTTCGCGCCCGCCGCACCCGCTCCGTGGCTGTGCGTACCTTCATACCCG
This window contains:
- a CDS encoding 2Fe-2S iron-sulfur cluster-binding protein, producing the protein MSVAIEVDGHPIDAEDGMTILQALRRAGMDAPTLCYHPNLTPVNVCRACVVELDGSRALVPSCSRRVEAGMKVRTATERVRRARKVVLELLASSVDTSTAPALEAYLAEYHGNPARFGTDVRRVEEPLRDDNDLYVREYDKCILCYKCVEACGEDAQFTFALSVAGRGFSARIDTGADAPLLDSRCVFCGNCVAVCPTGALMPLIEHRMRRAHEWDESRQHVAGTICPYCGVGCAVELHVQDNRIVKVTSPADHDVTRGHLCVKGRFGFTYVRPDAPDGKGNA